DNA sequence from the Candidatus Kuenenbacteria bacterium genome:
CATATTTACACATCATAAACAACAAGAAAGTTACTACAAAAACAATTAGTGAATATTTGAGGGGGCTTCGGGCAACAAAAAATATTTCTCCAGTTTCCAGCTCCTGGGAATCGAGCGAAGAAGAAATTAAAAAAGGCATACCCTTTGCCCTGTGGTATGATCTTAAAAACAATATTCATAAATCTCTTTGGCAGCTCGCCAATTTTGTTTTAGAATTAAATTATAATCATTCTGAGGACCCTGATCACTTTTCTTCTCGTCTTCATCTGGAAAAGGGGTTGGCTAGTTGTACTTTTTGGTGGGCCTCTGGCCGTGATTTTCAGCTTTTTGGCTCCCCGGCCTGGAACCCAGAAGAGATAGAAAAAGGAGCCCTGGAGCTCTTGCGCTCAGTACGTACCCTGCGGGAGGTCGATGCCAACATCAAAATAAAAGCAGAAAAAATGTTTTTGGATATTCATGGTTCCATCTGGTCAAAACATTGGAAACAAAACAACAAAAATTAATTATCTCTTATGACCAATAAAACAAATATCACCAAATTACTTGACGACCCAGATTATTTCTCAGGCCTTTTCAATCAAAAAATAAAATCAATTGATCCAAGCGCAGAAAAAGTTTTATTTCACCAGCTGTTTTTTATAAAAAGGCATGTGGCCGAAGATTTTTTTCACTATGTCGTTGAGCATCGTCTGACTATCGAATTAGAAAACAAACTCAAGCGCCGTTTCCGGGTTTATACTATTAGTTTCTCTGATCACGGCCGCCGTAAAATGTATACAGCCATGGAACTGATTTATCGTCAGGGATTTTCTTCTGGTGCGGTTGTTATTCCCCAACCTCTCTGGTATGAAGAAGAAATCATGGCCCTTTTTTATCTAGGCATCCCTGGTGACACCATGCTAGAACATCTTAAAAATGGTCAGTTTGATCGGCCGAATATCAAAAAAATATCCCAAGGCCTCAAAAGGCTCCACACTATAAATTACCCCAAAGACGTTTTTAACATCCATGATTTTTCTCTTGTATATCTTGATCCCACCAATGTTCTGAACCGTCAGCATAACATTACCGATCCACTCCGTGACCGAGTTTACAAACAATTGGCTGAATTAAAAAAAATAAAGGACCAGCTTATTATAGAAAAAAATATTCTCTCTCATGGAGATTTTCATCCAGAAAACGTTATTGTCAATAGGTTTGAAAATGACAAGTTGGCATTCATAGATTTTTCCGAGGTTTGTCTGGCACCAAAATATTATGACGCCGCTTCTTTTTTGATGCAATTAGAATTAATGAGCCAAGGCTATTTGGACAAAAAAGATTATGACAATGTTGAAAATATTTTCTTAAAAAATTACTTTGGCTTGGCCTGTAAAAAACAGAATACACAAAACAAAATAAACCTCTACAAAGCTTGGACCGCCTTAAAAAATGCCGTATTTTCGATGATTTTTATTGAAGAGCACAATCGTCATTATGCCTCTTATCTGATAGATTTGTCGGAGCGCCTCTCACAAAAAATAAAATAACATGAAAAAAAATATAAAAATTTTATTTGCGGCCTATGAATGCGCGCCATTTTATAAGGTCGGTGGCCTCGGCGATGTGGCCGGCAGCCTGCCAAAATTTTTGGCTAAAATTGGTGTAGATATCCGCATTGCTTTACCTTTTTATAAAAAAATAAAAGATAATTATCACGGCTTTAGGAAGATAAAAGAGCAGGGAGTTTCTGTCGCCGGGCAAAAGACCGTGGTCTCTATTTTTGAGGGTCGCTTGCCAGGCTCTAGCGTCCCAGTTTATTTTATTGACAACGAAAATTTTGAGGCCATCGATATTTTTGACGAACAAAACCGCTTTCGTTTTACTTTTTTTTCATATTTAATTGCCACCTTGCCAGAAATAATCGGCTGGCAGCCAGACATCTTTCACCTCAACGATTGGCATACTGGTCTCGTCCCCCCCTTTTTAAAACGCAAAAACTCACAAGCCAAGACCATTTTTACTATCCACAACCTGGCTTATACCGGTGACACCCCCCTAAAGAATTTAAAGCAATTTGGTTTTTCTAAAGAAGATTTCTCTCAGGTTGACAAAAACATGGTCAATATAATGAGAGAAGCTATATTGAAAAGTGATTTTGTTACTACCGTTAGCCCGACGTATGCTAAAGAAATTCTCACTCCGGAGTTGGCTTGTGGACTAGAAAAAGCGCTTGGGCAAAAGAAAAAATTTTTATCCGGGGTTATCAACGGCTTGGATTATTCTGTTTTTGATCCAGTGACCGACCGCCAGATATCTTTTCCATATTCCATCGAAAATCTCAATGAAAAAACAAAAAACAAACTTTATTTACAAAAAATTAGTGGTCTCAAAGTTGACCCAAGGATTCCTATTTTTGGCATGATCAGCCGCCTGGCCGGCCAAAAAGGCTTTGATATTTTGGAGAAATCTTTTGATAAACTAATGGGGCTCAATTTACAGTTGGTTATTCTTGGCACTGGCGAAAAGAAATACGAATTATTATTTAATGAGCTGCGCAAAAAACATCCTGATAAATTTAAATTTTATAATTTATTTGATACTAGGCTGGCAAGCCAGATCTATGCCGGTGCTGATATTTTTCTCATGCCCTCTTTTTATGAGCCCTGTGGTCTTGGGCAGTTGATAGCTATGAGGTATGGGACTCTGCCCGTAGCTCGAGCTACGGGCGGGCTCAAAGACACTATTGCCCCAGTCAGAAAAATAAATTTCCGACCGGCCAATGGCTTCCTTTTCAGGGGATATGATTCAGCCAGCCTTATTGGCGCAGTCAGACAATCACTCATTTGTTATCACCAACCAAAAAGATGGCGCCAACTCCAAATCAATGCCATGAAGGCTGATTTTTCCTGGGGCAACTCCGCTCTTAAATATTTTAATCTTTACCAACGGGTTGTATTCGGATAAACTTGATTTTTTGAGCCCAATTGCTATACTAAAAGCAAGGTGAGGGGCTTTTTTATTTAATATTTTTTGGTTAATTTTATGGCCTTTGATAAAGAATTTCTTAAAAAAATGGAAGAAAAACTTATTCAGGAAAAAGAGAAGCTCGAGCATGAACTTTCAGATTTTACCATCTCTGGAGCTTCCGGTCGGCAGGAAATAGTTTTTCCAGATTATGGTGAGCAGAGTGCTGAGAACGCTTCTGAGGTGGCTAGTTTTGACAGCGATCTTTCTCTTAAAAATGTCCTGAATTCGACGCTGCGTGACATCAACTCCGCGCTCAAAAGGATAAAAGACGGCTCCTATGGTATTTGCAAATATTGTGCGAAAGAAATAAATCCTGGCCGCCTAGAGATTCGCCCCACCTCTTCTTCTTGCATTGACTGCAAAAAGAAATTTTCCAACGAATAATTTTAATCAAAGTCAACTTTGCCAACAGTCTATGACAGACACTTATCGCAAATGGCTGGTGTTGTTAGCGGGGTTGATTTTTTTTATTGCTGATCGGCTGATAAAAAACTTTATTATTCTTGGGGATCAATCATCTCTTCGATCTCCAGTCAGCTATTTCCCCAACAAAAACCTGGCTTTCTCTCTGCCACTCCCGGAATTTTTATTACCACTTTTCTACTTCTTAGTTATTCTGGTAATCTTGGTCGTCTTTGGTTTGTTTTTATCTAGTTGGCGCCATTGTCAGTGGCCCTGTACTATTGGCTATTGGTTTATTTTTCTCGGCGCCGCTAGCAACCTTATCGATCGTTTCCGCTTTAGCGCTGTGATTGATTTTATTGATTTAAAATTTTGGCCAGTTTTCAATCTGGCTGATATTATGATTGTCGTCGGAATTATTTTCTTACTCTTTGAATTATTCCATAGCAAAAAAACCGTTTCTTAATTTTGTTCGCCTCACTCGACGCGAGTCAAAATGGGCCTTTTACTTTTTGAATTTTGACTTTTTATGTCAACCAAGATTCTCTCTGCCGCAGTCATCGGTTTGGACTGTGAACTAGTAGAGGTCGAAGCCGACTCTATTAATGCTTTGCCAAAATTTATTGTTGTTGGTTTGCCAGACGCCGCTGTCCAGGAGTCTCGGCAACGAGTCCGCAGTGCAGTCAAAAACTCGGGCTTTCCTTGGCCGCGCGGCCAGGTGACCGTGAATCTGGCTCCGGCTGATCTCAAAAAAGCTGGACCGGCTTATGATTTACCCATT
Encoded proteins:
- a CDS encoding aminoglycoside phosphotransferase family protein; the protein is MTNKTNITKLLDDPDYFSGLFNQKIKSIDPSAEKVLFHQLFFIKRHVAEDFFHYVVEHRLTIELENKLKRRFRVYTISFSDHGRRKMYTAMELIYRQGFSSGAVVIPQPLWYEEEIMALFYLGIPGDTMLEHLKNGQFDRPNIKKISQGLKRLHTINYPKDVFNIHDFSLVYLDPTNVLNRQHNITDPLRDRVYKQLAELKKIKDQLIIEKNILSHGDFHPENVIVNRFENDKLAFIDFSEVCLAPKYYDAASFLMQLELMSQGYLDKKDYDNVENIFLKNYFGLACKKQNTQNKINLYKAWTALKNAVFSMIFIEEHNRHYASYLIDLSERLSQKIK
- a CDS encoding glycogen synthase yields the protein MKKNIKILFAAYECAPFYKVGGLGDVAGSLPKFLAKIGVDIRIALPFYKKIKDNYHGFRKIKEQGVSVAGQKTVVSIFEGRLPGSSVPVYFIDNENFEAIDIFDEQNRFRFTFFSYLIATLPEIIGWQPDIFHLNDWHTGLVPPFLKRKNSQAKTIFTIHNLAYTGDTPLKNLKQFGFSKEDFSQVDKNMVNIMREAILKSDFVTTVSPTYAKEILTPELACGLEKALGQKKKFLSGVINGLDYSVFDPVTDRQISFPYSIENLNEKTKNKLYLQKISGLKVDPRIPIFGMISRLAGQKGFDILEKSFDKLMGLNLQLVILGTGEKKYELLFNELRKKHPDKFKFYNLFDTRLASQIYAGADIFLMPSFYEPCGLGQLIAMRYGTLPVARATGGLKDTIAPVRKINFRPANGFLFRGYDSASLIGAVRQSLICYHQPKRWRQLQINAMKADFSWGNSALKYFNLYQRVVFG